In the genome of Flavivirga spongiicola, one region contains:
- a CDS encoding DUF6443 domain-containing protein: MFLKKIKSRYIKVIILVFLSGFTIQAQNFEDEFVGPAQIVNGALTTNTAATVAGTTDVNPYTYFSLSIKEDTAPFTTYKFTLTLQVTPILPNGTPDTISQDITLEVENNLASGIGNVIDIKQHILNNTYGANVVVLSNTLDSGSGPVNDAVVPDNIILTVGFNTTRYYELPETAPTGVGSILANNNTEIQINWTEVPQARHYDVEWTWVDNYGDDLTTFITSDLVPFSAKNFQRNSTRIQTSEISYNIPLVYSRGFIIYRVRAVGNFSAVEDPSLSKNKYSAWSANPVGENTTVSNWGAQNSGVHEIDQLQDHEATKNWQFQASYAEDGKKKEVVSYFDGSLRNRQTVTTINTDNNAIVGEVIYDAQGRPAVEVLPAPTSVNELRYHKDFNLNNDTTTPKPYSYSDFDEDTQNVIDMTSDDKKMNESAGASHYYSSANTITSDYKDQIPNALQYPFSQIEYTPDNTGRIRRKSGVGETHQLGSGHEMEYYYGVPEQVELNRLFGYTVGHASHYKKNMVLDPNRQLSISYIDPQGRTIATALAGTTPPNLDALDDEADTDLHTEFTTDLLGKVASDNTDTPEDNNEVGASGAFGPLQDQLSYSAVKTVVFDDTRTFNYNVTDTLPFTYCDISKRYPIIYNLEIDVLNEDAESVLPAAITETIDLGTGATNLTFSMPETLALVERGTFTINKRLRVNKDSVEVYADQYIAKLQTPGDPCYVPKTALAEELDPLIVEGCNLNCADCETNLLAEYATATAYADIQISYNQEAYDALSDEEQVRFRASLEAQWQEALETCRALCTDASNSNGAAPNVISCQTALDQLLDDMSPLGQYGNGFDGTETTLNIFNESNKLLSAKISEDVYNSWKNPWHVNNDPSDASGNPIYTEGHYYNEDGTVSYIKVKETITIDENGEEIASYDPALNEDVPMTAIEDSDNEYWVEPQYLANSSDLTHPDVWQDSWAYSLLYYHPEYDYLQYSNALCELTNTAGNFSSDGFDSYLQSIDTYAKAETAGFLTANPSTTNPDIFNQDPYFLSSQIGSAQDSFETSALANARKDIMIEALKNGGDFDGTGALMMASAYTTVNCNSLVNCPQLTSASAILLEVDGLTVEKQDRFWNTYKANYLGLKQRIQSVFINAYAQKQGTYNGCIGLSEAPVALVANISTYSSSITSVLENYLNGTSPSDGLCSDLFADNYNDKQKRFLPTDMFFNAGADTTDAMADIAEQVDYEYYVNTGICPLARDLVLYLDGYFKDAVLSGHDITAQNRPYSDTGLYLSSTLFQEFGGVFPATSVTTSGNISGQILTLNVNSLTDSDITINLPVAYSWANYGIGAGKFIITSISTITSSYNQTSQLFEYNALAKLDVNGTYEEILITGTTKARITCSINNPVEPGQYLGGGNTYDETGTCNKESYFNKAIVKLLNSLIDTNQINSSDINITGLDAYVNGYLPEFFESDQIIAWSAIGNNTYTLAIDGVDHFLMSLDAPLPTTGTITNVSFDYTYNNEGNTIVGQTVKVTWLTAANQKLSTIGTVQATEETLLNFLCCGDINDYYGEEFINTSTCSLRADLEDTFEDHLISIFNDAFQKYDLINGGGGVSNLVSMSSLNTNSFLNDNNIRVEERMRVTSQVFRDLDGSHINVKRGVASCYLETAGVSKTLSVEIGDHRTPEGKGSVTIQIQGGNTPTSINLDDIAIIENIDLVGERGRSIEITYRNHENQREVKAAILYLSSDGPYGCVSTDPYPCGAGFVICPLFNVSLPGDPHITECLSSNTEDEEIQFEAVMKNLFNEILEYRTVNQVNDSVPFRIDGFPAYVSLKNQFAPLKDRWVSFGATQDFSEDEVYAVILNTTFKYYIQIQFSSSPELGTPNPKNSIQLVVSNPFDWYEMTEFEIAENNILVERTFFSYIDPNTGVEETRMGQLEFYGTNEFDICPFLAYGVNANFTEAATVTTPKFKPVFVLRKMITAPGGAHKYFYKDLEFIPNGFSASIDELINLEVDINFSNYSENPEDYNSAEIILNGKSYKLSNNGLTFNVIDSEQVGYRRPPINRLSWDYQGTWGATFDIFNFSYNLNGEERVYHLNEGSKNAVSTNGKKIKIVDDSIWFTDPIFGTGLRFENNADLSWYDDVPFIYEEGVDLTYKASFKIQDVLPITDGNGYGFITQIDHEDPLNTENLYQLEIYATNGDNVIPENCSEGDKVCVAQPVEPVSCTDKFAAFTAAINGVSDTEQQGMAEEDFCNNQYAYITDDYIYYLTKLGVANADQSIHYITIAEFGATEFGYGYEDPDLNIDGMKGIIDAYAAHVTTMDAAGTSDDIKTWAQFTSDQLYLLTAAGTTCISLPAPLPITTKGYQPPTFPEDPPCVEFAKAIYNSYRDDAYEALLDKEREDFINAYLKNAVENAVENFSMKYHDKEYQYTLYYYDQAGNLSQTVPPEGVNRFTNAELIAQDTNGAALNDRINIHRKNNETDENTTLLPPHDYKTQYAYNSLNQLVWQFTPDGGETRFAYDALGRIVASQNAKQLVNNTFSYTVYDALGRIAEAGELVPNKAIAINQTTGKLIETATGDPIFTDGFSDDNSVILFPKNVSDQQNEVTRTKYNIYISDPSIVFKTLDANSLTTTSRNRVTEVYYFDTVTAPTTSIDFDNAMYYNYDIHGNVKELVHHNRLLAKSSMPYSGLKRVEYEYDLISGNVNKVYYQKDSPDQFIHQYTYDADNRITAVQTSSDGYIWEQDASYDYYAHGPLARTELGDKKVQGQDYAYTIQGWLKGVNADVLNPTNDLGKDGDTDSNIAKDAYGYALTYNDADYEPVGTITAFVNSDTNGVNNIKNLYNGNIKQMVTDVMDTNETALGIQVNHYEYDQLNRIKSMQGYHTAATVGNENYYGDYKYDNNGNLKTLNRKAHTGQSMDQLGYDYAETKTNPLTGEETKNNQLTRLEDQVGDLGLNDLGTPHNYEYDTIGQLISDLDDEGNGITNINWRVDGKVASIIKTGGTEIHFRYDGLGNRIAKTVLPENETTVYTRDAQGNVLAVYETNEVNITNITANKTITLKEHHIYGSSRLGIEQKNISIPEDGDTLIIQENLVLTTDNITTTEFLQAANKIDVAGGVNTYVITDTGNVTMRAGQVILKPGFSTVSGANFLAEAQNIDATLPENTFARKVGDKRFELSNHLGNVLSVVSDRKLVDDPLNFTNFTADVLTYNDYYPFGMILPNRNHQGDGDYRYGFQGQEMDNEVKGSPGSSLNYKFRMHDPRVGRFLSLDPLAFHFPHNSPYVFSENRVIDATELEGREIWKKKWWTDYGTALLDNVESTVDFASDIITTYAKASPIDQVTGGYLLDTKTVKAIKDNPGGSLKAMAIGLTEVSQSLQPAGQIKDFLDEDGGRKQGNATFAALDYAIGAKGTGLLKSIKRITPPKLPLADLAPPISVVDDVARQTATQTVTQTATKTMTKAELLVRGSIQNALQKAKGIYRFTMTDGSVYIGQAAGVNGFAQRTKRSLVELVEGTSKRGPKAPGRTLDKVEFFEFDSSIDFSINAMERRFIQEADGIENLLNIINAPGTN; encoded by the coding sequence ATGTTTTTAAAAAAAATAAAATCACGGTACATAAAAGTTATCATACTCGTATTTCTTTCTGGGTTCACTATTCAAGCTCAAAACTTTGAGGATGAGTTTGTTGGTCCTGCACAGATAGTTAATGGTGCTTTAACGACAAACACGGCTGCCACAGTTGCAGGTACGACAGATGTAAACCCCTATACCTATTTTTCTCTAAGTATAAAAGAAGATACAGCGCCGTTTACAACGTATAAATTCACATTAACCTTGCAAGTGACCCCTATACTTCCTAATGGCACACCAGATACAATAAGTCAGGATATTACTTTAGAAGTAGAAAATAATTTGGCTTCAGGAATAGGAAATGTTATAGATATTAAACAGCATATTCTTAATAATACCTATGGCGCAAATGTGGTGGTTTTGAGCAACACGCTTGATAGTGGTTCAGGACCTGTTAATGATGCCGTTGTACCAGATAATATCATACTTACCGTAGGATTTAATACCACCCGATATTATGAGCTACCAGAAACAGCGCCAACAGGAGTTGGCTCTATACTAGCAAATAATAATACCGAGATACAAATTAACTGGACAGAAGTCCCTCAAGCGCGCCATTACGATGTAGAGTGGACCTGGGTTGATAATTATGGAGATGATCTAACTACTTTTATAACTTCAGATTTAGTACCATTTTCAGCTAAAAACTTTCAGCGCAACAGTACACGAATTCAAACCAGTGAAATAAGCTATAATATTCCATTGGTCTATTCCAGAGGCTTTATAATTTATAGAGTAAGAGCCGTAGGTAATTTTAGTGCAGTAGAAGACCCTTCACTATCAAAAAATAAATACAGTGCATGGAGTGCTAATCCAGTAGGAGAAAATACAACGGTTTCTAATTGGGGAGCGCAAAATAGCGGGGTTCACGAAATCGATCAACTTCAGGATCATGAAGCCACTAAAAATTGGCAATTTCAAGCCTCGTATGCCGAAGATGGCAAAAAGAAAGAAGTGGTTAGTTATTTTGATGGCTCATTACGTAATCGCCAAACAGTCACAACCATTAATACAGATAACAATGCCATTGTAGGTGAGGTAATTTACGATGCTCAAGGTAGACCAGCAGTAGAGGTATTACCCGCACCAACATCAGTAAATGAACTGAGGTATCATAAAGATTTTAATCTCAATAATGATACTACAACACCAAAACCCTATAGCTATTCAGATTTTGACGAAGACACTCAAAATGTAATAGATATGACTTCTGATGATAAAAAGATGAATGAATCAGCAGGAGCCAGTCATTATTATTCGTCTGCAAATACTATAACGAGTGACTATAAGGATCAAATTCCTAACGCTTTACAATATCCATTCTCCCAAATAGAATATACTCCAGACAATACAGGTAGAATTCGTAGAAAAAGCGGTGTTGGCGAAACCCATCAATTAGGGTCTGGACATGAAATGGAATACTACTACGGGGTTCCGGAACAAGTAGAATTAAATCGTCTTTTTGGCTATACCGTTGGTCATGCATCGCATTACAAAAAAAATATGGTTTTAGACCCCAATCGTCAGTTAAGCATTAGTTATATAGATCCGCAAGGACGTACCATAGCAACCGCTTTAGCTGGGACTACACCTCCAAACTTAGATGCTTTAGATGATGAAGCAGATACTGATTTACATACAGAATTCACCACCGATCTTTTAGGTAAAGTAGCTAGTGATAATACGGATACACCCGAAGACAATAACGAAGTAGGCGCTTCAGGAGCCTTTGGCCCTTTGCAAGACCAACTATCATACAGCGCCGTAAAAACGGTTGTTTTTGATGATACCAGAACTTTTAATTATAATGTTACAGATACACTTCCTTTTACCTATTGCGATATTAGTAAAAGATATCCTATAATATACAATTTGGAGATTGATGTATTAAACGAAGACGCAGAAAGTGTTTTGCCAGCAGCCATAACCGAAACGATAGACTTAGGAACGGGAGCTACCAATTTAACATTTTCAATGCCGGAAACATTGGCTCTGGTAGAAAGAGGGACTTTTACCATTAACAAACGGCTTCGTGTAAATAAAGATTCTGTTGAAGTATATGCAGATCAATATATAGCTAAACTCCAGACACCTGGAGATCCTTGCTATGTTCCCAAAACGGCTCTCGCAGAAGAATTAGATCCGCTTATAGTGGAGGGGTGTAATTTAAACTGTGCGGACTGTGAGACGAATCTTTTGGCAGAATATGCTACAGCTACAGCATATGCAGATATTCAAATAAGCTATAATCAAGAAGCATACGATGCACTTTCTGATGAAGAACAAGTTAGGTTTAGAGCTTCTTTAGAAGCACAGTGGCAAGAAGCCTTAGAAACCTGTCGGGCATTATGTACCGATGCCAGCAATAGTAATGGTGCTGCTCCTAACGTTATTTCCTGTCAAACAGCTCTGGATCAATTATTAGACGACATGAGTCCTTTAGGACAATATGGTAATGGGTTTGACGGTACAGAAACCACGCTTAATATTTTTAATGAAAGCAATAAATTATTAAGTGCCAAAATAAGTGAAGATGTTTATAATAGTTGGAAAAACCCCTGGCATGTAAATAATGATCCTTCAGATGCTTCTGGAAATCCAATTTATACAGAAGGGCATTACTATAATGAAGATGGTACAGTTAGTTATATAAAAGTAAAAGAAACCATAACGATTGATGAAAATGGTGAAGAAATTGCTAGTTATGACCCAGCTCTAAATGAGGATGTCCCTATGACAGCTATCGAGGATTCTGACAATGAATACTGGGTAGAACCTCAATACTTGGCTAATAGCTCAGACTTAACACATCCGGATGTATGGCAAGATAGTTGGGCGTATTCTTTATTGTACTACCATCCAGAATACGATTATTTACAATATAGCAATGCCTTGTGCGAGCTAACAAATACAGCAGGTAACTTTAGCTCGGATGGTTTCGACTCTTATTTACAGTCTATCGATACCTATGCTAAGGCAGAAACAGCTGGTTTTTTAACGGCAAATCCTAGTACCACAAACCCAGATATTTTTAATCAAGATCCTTATTTCTTGTCCTCTCAAATAGGAAGTGCTCAGGATAGTTTTGAAACATCAGCTTTGGCAAATGCCAGAAAAGACATTATGATCGAGGCTTTAAAAAATGGTGGTGATTTTGATGGTACTGGAGCATTAATGATGGCTTCGGCCTATACAACGGTCAATTGTAATAGTCTTGTAAACTGCCCGCAATTAACAAGCGCTTCTGCCATACTATTAGAGGTAGATGGGCTAACTGTAGAAAAGCAAGACCGATTCTGGAATACCTATAAAGCAAACTATTTAGGTTTAAAACAGCGTATTCAATCGGTGTTTATAAATGCCTATGCTCAAAAACAAGGCACCTATAATGGGTGTATTGGGCTTTCTGAAGCACCCGTAGCCTTAGTTGCTAATATTTCAACTTATAGCAGTAGTATCACATCTGTTTTAGAAAATTATTTAAATGGCACAAGTCCATCGGACGGCTTATGCAGTGATCTTTTTGCCGATAATTATAACGATAAGCAAAAACGCTTTTTACCAACCGATATGTTTTTCAATGCCGGTGCAGACACAACGGATGCAATGGCTGATATTGCAGAACAAGTAGATTATGAGTATTATGTAAATACAGGTATCTGCCCATTGGCTAGGGATTTAGTGTTGTATTTAGATGGTTACTTTAAGGACGCGGTATTGTCAGGCCATGATATAACGGCCCAAAACAGACCGTATAGTGATACAGGACTCTATTTATCATCGACCTTATTCCAAGAATTTGGAGGTGTTTTTCCAGCGACTTCCGTGACCACAAGCGGAAACATTTCTGGGCAAATACTTACGCTAAATGTTAATAGTCTCACAGATTCCGATATAACAATAAATTTACCTGTAGCTTATAGTTGGGCAAACTATGGCATAGGTGCAGGTAAATTCATAATAACCAGTATAAGTACCATTACCAGTAGCTATAATCAAACAAGCCAACTATTCGAGTATAATGCCTTAGCAAAATTAGACGTTAATGGCACTTATGAAGAAATACTGATTACAGGAACAACCAAAGCGCGTATTACCTGTAGCATAAATAATCCAGTTGAGCCTGGACAGTACCTTGGAGGCGGTAATACTTATGATGAAACAGGAACCTGTAATAAAGAATCCTATTTTAATAAAGCCATAGTAAAGCTTCTTAATAGTCTTATAGATACTAACCAGATCAATAGTTCTGATATTAATATTACTGGTTTAGATGCTTATGTTAATGGCTATTTACCGGAGTTTTTTGAGAGTGATCAAATAATAGCATGGAGTGCTATAGGTAACAATACTTATACATTGGCTATTGATGGGGTAGATCATTTCTTAATGAGTTTAGATGCGCCGTTACCAACTACTGGTACGATTACTAATGTTAGTTTTGATTACACCTATAATAATGAAGGAAATACTATAGTGGGTCAAACTGTAAAAGTAACTTGGTTAACAGCTGCCAATCAAAAACTGAGTACTATAGGAACGGTACAGGCTACAGAAGAAACATTGCTTAATTTTTTATGTTGTGGGGATATTAATGATTATTATGGAGAAGAGTTTATTAATACGTCAACCTGTAGTTTAAGAGCGGATTTAGAAGATACTTTTGAAGACCATTTAATTTCAATTTTTAACGATGCTTTTCAAAAGTATGATTTAATTAATGGAGGTGGAGGTGTAAGCAACCTTGTGTCTATGAGCTCATTAAATACAAATTCTTTTTTAAACGATAATAATATTAGAGTTGAAGAAAGAATGAGAGTTACTTCCCAAGTGTTTAGAGATTTAGATGGTAGTCATATTAATGTTAAAAGAGGTGTTGCAAGTTGCTATTTGGAAACAGCAGGGGTGTCTAAAACTCTTTCTGTTGAAATAGGAGATCATAGAACCCCAGAAGGTAAAGGTTCTGTAACGATTCAAATTCAGGGAGGTAATACTCCTACTAGTATTAACCTTGATGATATTGCTATAATAGAAAACATAGATCTTGTAGGAGAAAGGGGGCGTTCTATAGAAATAACATATAGAAATCATGAAAATCAAAGGGAAGTAAAAGCGGCTATATTATACTTAAGTTCAGACGGTCCTTATGGTTGTGTAAGTACTGATCCATATCCTTGTGGGGCAGGTTTTGTTATTTGTCCTTTGTTTAATGTGAGTTTGCCAGGAGATCCACATATTACGGAATGTCTTTCTTCAAATACTGAAGATGAAGAAATACAATTTGAAGCCGTAATGAAGAATTTGTTCAATGAAATTTTAGAATATCGAACAGTCAATCAGGTAAATGATTCCGTGCCATTTCGTATAGATGGATTTCCAGCATATGTTTCTTTAAAAAATCAGTTTGCCCCTTTAAAAGACAGATGGGTTTCATTTGGAGCTACTCAAGATTTTTCTGAGGATGAAGTATATGCAGTAATTTTGAATACTACATTTAAGTATTATATTCAGATACAGTTTTCTTCTTCACCAGAGTTAGGAACTCCAAATCCAAAAAATAGTATTCAACTTGTTGTTAGTAATCCATTTGATTGGTATGAAATGACTGAGTTTGAAATTGCAGAGAATAACATTTTAGTTGAAAGAACTTTTTTTAGCTACATAGACCCAAATACAGGCGTTGAAGAAACAAGAATGGGTCAATTGGAATTTTACGGTACCAACGAGTTCGATATATGCCCTTTTTTAGCTTATGGCGTCAATGCTAATTTTACAGAAGCAGCAACAGTCACTACCCCAAAATTCAAGCCCGTATTCGTTTTACGTAAAATGATTACAGCTCCAGGTGGAGCCCATAAATATTTTTATAAAGATTTAGAGTTTATACCCAACGGATTTAGTGCATCTATTGACGAACTCATTAATTTAGAAGTTGATATTAATTTTAGTAATTATTCAGAGAATCCGGAAGATTATAATAGCGCCGAAATCATATTGAATGGAAAATCATATAAACTATCTAATAACGGTTTAACATTTAATGTTATTGATTCCGAACAGGTAGGGTATCGACGCCCTCCAATAAATAGGCTTTCATGGGATTATCAGGGAACTTGGGGAGCTACTTTCGATATTTTTAACTTTTCATATAACCTTAATGGAGAAGAGCGTGTTTATCATTTAAATGAGGGCAGTAAAAATGCTGTTTCAACAAATGGGAAAAAAATCAAAATCGTTGATGATAGTATTTGGTTTACCGACCCTATTTTTGGTACAGGTTTGAGATTTGAGAACAATGCGGATTTGTCCTGGTATGATGATGTACCTTTTATATATGAAGAAGGAGTAGATTTAACATATAAGGCTAGCTTTAAAATTCAAGATGTACTGCCCATTACTGACGGGAATGGGTATGGCTTTATTACTCAAATAGATCATGAAGATCCTCTTAATACGGAAAACTTATACCAGCTTGAAATTTATGCTACAAATGGAGATAATGTCATACCCGAAAATTGTAGTGAAGGAGATAAAGTATGTGTTGCTCAACCCGTAGAACCTGTTAGCTGTACCGATAAATTTGCGGCATTTACAGCAGCTATCAATGGAGTGAGTGATACCGAACAACAAGGGATGGCAGAAGAAGACTTCTGTAATAACCAATACGCTTATATCACAGATGATTATATCTATTACCTAACCAAGTTAGGAGTCGCCAATGCAGATCAATCCATACATTACATAACCATTGCAGAATTTGGTGCGACCGAGTTTGGTTATGGCTATGAAGACCCAGACCTTAATATCGATGGTATGAAAGGTATTATAGATGCTTACGCTGCGCATGTTACGACTATGGATGCAGCAGGAACCTCGGACGATATTAAGACCTGGGCGCAATTTACATCCGATCAATTATATTTATTAACAGCAGCAGGCACTACTTGTATAAGTCTTCCTGCGCCATTACCAATAACAACAAAGGGGTATCAACCACCCACCTTCCCAGAAGACCCACCTTGTGTAGAATTTGCAAAAGCTATTTATAACAGTTACAGAGACGATGCCTATGAAGCTCTTTTAGATAAAGAACGTGAAGATTTTATAAATGCCTACCTTAAAAATGCCGTAGAAAATGCCGTAGAAAATTTTAGTATGAAGTATCATGATAAAGAATACCAATACACCCTATACTATTACGATCAGGCAGGCAACCTATCGCAAACCGTACCCCCAGAAGGCGTTAACAGATTTACAAATGCCGAGTTAATCGCTCAGGATACAAATGGAGCAGCACTTAACGATAGAATCAATATTCATAGAAAGAATAACGAAACTGATGAAAACACGACGTTACTCCCACCACACGATTATAAAACGCAATATGCCTATAATTCGTTAAACCAACTCGTATGGCAGTTTACACCAGATGGCGGAGAAACACGATTTGCGTATGATGCTTTGGGGCGTATTGTAGCTTCACAAAATGCCAAACAATTAGTAAATAATACTTTTAGCTATACCGTTTATGATGCATTAGGACGTATCGCAGAAGCAGGAGAGTTGGTACCAAATAAAGCCATAGCTATTAATCAAACCACGGGTAAACTTATAGAGACAGCAACTGGAGATCCCATATTTACAGATGGCTTTTCAGATGATAATTCGGTGATTCTGTTTCCAAAGAATGTATCCGATCAACAAAATGAAGTTACCCGTACAAAATACAATATATACATTAGCGACCCTAGTATTGTGTTTAAAACATTAGATGCAAATAGCTTAACGACCACTTCTAGAAACAGGGTGACCGAAGTGTATTATTTCGATACCGTAACAGCTCCAACCACATCTATTGATTTTGATAACGCCATGTATTACAATTACGACATACATGGTAATGTAAAAGAATTGGTGCATCATAACAGGCTGTTAGCTAAATCGTCTATGCCATATTCAGGGCTTAAACGTGTAGAATACGAATACGATTTAATAAGCGGTAATGTAAACAAGGTGTACTATCAAAAAGATAGTCCAGACCAATTTATACACCAGTATACCTACGATGCCGATAATAGAATTACGGCCGTACAAACATCGTCCGATGGTTATATTTGGGAGCAAGATGCCAGTTACGACTATTATGCACACGGCCCACTAGCAAGAACCGAATTGGGTGACAAAAAAGTACAGGGACAAGATTATGCCTATACGATCCAAGGTTGGTTAAAAGGGGTGAATGCCGATGTGTTAAACCCAACAAACGATTTAGGGAAGGATGGTGATACAGACTCTAACATCGCAAAAGATGCCTATGGGTATGCCTTAACTTATAATGATGCCGATTATGAACCAGTAGGGACTATTACTGCGTTTGTAAATAGTGATACGAACGGTGTAAATAATATTAAAAACTTGTACAACGGTAACATCAAGCAAATGGTAACCGATGTTATGGATACCAATGAGACCGCTTTGGGTATCCAGGTAAATCATTATGAATACGATCAGTTAAACCGTATTAAATCTATGCAAGGTTATCATACAGCCGCTACAGTTGGTAATGAAAATTATTATGGTGATTATAAGTATGATAACAATGGTAACCTAAAAACTTTAAATAGAAAAGCCCATACAGGCCAAAGTATGGATCAATTGGGATATGATTATGCAGAAACAAAAACAAACCCATTAACAGGTGAAGAAACAAAAAACAATCAATTAACCCGTTTAGAAGATCAAGTTGGGGATTTAGGTCTTAATGATTTAGGAACTCCTCATAATTATGAATATGACACTATTGGACAACTAATATCAGATTTAGATGATGAAGGAAATGGTATTACCAATATCAATTGGCGTGTAGACGGAAAAGTAGCGAGTATTATCAAAACAGGTGGTACAGAAATACATTTTAGATATGATGGCTTGGGTAATCGAATTGCAAAAACCGTTTTACCTGAAAACGAAACAACTGTTTACACACGTGATGCTCAAGGTAATGTATTGGCAGTTTACGAAACTAACGAAGTCAATATCACTAATATTACAGCCAATAAAACCATAACACTTAAAGAACATCATATTTATGGAAGTTCTAGGTTGGGTATCGAACAGAAGAATATATCTATACCAGAAGATGGAGATACATTAATAATACAAGAAAATCTGGTACTAACAACCGATAATATTACGACAACGGAGTTTTTACAAGCGGCAAATAAAATAGATGTAGCTGGAGGTGTAAATACTTATGTCATTACTGATACAGGCAATGTAACCATGCGAGCAGGTCAGGTAATATTAAAACCTGGATTCTCAACAGTTTCAGGAGCTAATTTCCTAGCAGAAGCCCAAAATATTGACGCTACCTTACCAGAAAATACGTTTGCACGTAAAGTAGGAGATAAGCGCTTTGAACTTAGCAACCACCTAGGGAATGTACTAAGTGTGGTAAGTGATCGAAAATTAGTTGACGACCCACTTAATTTTACTAACTTTACTGCGGACGTTCTTACATATAATGATTACTATCCTTTTGGTATGATACTGCCCAACCGCAACCACCAGGGCGATGGCGACTACAGGTATGGCTTCCAGGGACAGGAGATGGACAATGAGGTTAAAGGCTCTCCGGGAAGTTCTTTGAACTATAAGTTTAGGATGCACGACCCAAGGGTTGGACGGTTTTTATCTTTAGACCCGTTAGCGTTTCATTTCCCACATAATTCGCCTTATGTTTTTAGTGAGAATAGAGTAATAGATGCTACAGAGTTAGAAGGTAGGGAAATTTGGAAGAAGAAATGGTGGACAGATTACGGAACGGCTCTTCTGGATAATGTTGAAAGTACGGTCGATTTCGCTAGTGATATTATCACTACGTATGCAAAAGCTAGTCCAATAGACCAAGTAACGGGAGGGTATCTTTTAGACACAAAAACAGTAAAAGCCATAAAAGATAACCCGGGAGGTTCTCTTAAAGCCATGGCTATTGGTTTGACAGAGGTTTCTCAGAGTTTACAACCTGCTGGACAAATAAAGGATTTCCTTGATGAAGACGGTGGAAGAAAACAGGGTAATGCTACTTTCGCAGCACTTGATTACGCAATAGGAGCTAAAGGAACGGGCTTACTTAAGAGTATTAAAAGGATTACCCCGCCTAAGCTTCCTTTGGCTGATTTGGCTCCTCCAATTTCTGTTGTTGATGATGTTGCAAGACAAACTGCAACACAGACAGTTACGCAAACAGCTACTAAAACAATGACAAAAGCAGAACTTCTTGTTAGAGGATCTATTCAAAACGCTTTACAAAAAGCAAAAGGTATTTATAGATTTACTATGACAGATGGTTCAGTATATATAGGACAAGCTGCAGGGGTTAACGGATTTGCACAAAGAACGAAAAGGTCTTTAGTTGAATTAGTCGAAGGAACATCAAAAAGAGGACCAAAAGCACCAGGAAGAACATTAGATAAAGTAGAGTTTTTTGAATTCGATTCCAGTATAGATTTTAGTATAAACGCAATGGAAAGAAGGTTTATACAAGAAGCTGATGGTATTGAAAATCTTTTAAATATAATAAATGCACCAGGAACAAATTAA